A region from the Bactrocera dorsalis isolate Fly_Bdor chromosome 1, ASM2337382v1, whole genome shotgun sequence genome encodes:
- the LOC105232314 gene encoding thrombospondin type-1 domain-containing protein 4 isoform X2, translating into MLEKLFLAFLAVHATGIITGLSANSGSVGCGGLICRPITGIFTRDPLPEDAYVHVATIPAGSSNISITELANSINLLVLRTPDQKYIFNGDNVASDSGAYEAVGAVFDYHRIDGLQHGDGVTEWITCLGPIRDMLELMIYSKSSNPGIKYEYLLPITSDSEENELSVESDGFLKNGPEESFASNSRSGRRRRFNWKVVGFSACSKSCGGGIQTPIVRCVRENPVRYYSQRRCMNSEKPMLNENLLRCNTQPCPAYWRIEDWSECHCQQGEGYRERDISCVQELASGIVIHVDNSACTDEVPNPRKQCDCPKNRRRTHAARYRTAHAGANGTNHRGRDKNDKSGIWLMSDWNQFCSAECGSGVEYRTIFCDRTKPNTDRCDSRATPEITRPCERERDCDKGEWFAGPWSPCNGNCFNLTRSRAVYCIRNQEIVKDEDCKPELKPQLGENCSHEEVEYCGPRWHYSEWTECSKSCDGGTQRRSVKCLEYDEREAAMRESAKCRYSLREPIYRSCNTQRCDEPHLELLQNDVAVSCVDEFNNCQWAVKAKLCNYDYYKQNCCYSCGAA; encoded by the exons ATGTTGGAGAAGCTGTTCTTGGCTTTTTTG gCCGTCCATGCCACTGGAATCATCACTGGACTCTCTGCTAATAGCGGTTCAGTCGGCTGTGGCGGTTTGATTTGCCGACCAATTACGGGTATCTTCACCCGCGATCCTTTACCAGAAGACGCTTACGTGCATGTTGCTACAATACCAGCAGGTTCTTCAAACATTTCAATAACTGAGCTGGCGAACAGCATAAATTTACtag TGCTGCGTACACCCGATCAGAAATATATATTCAACGGCGATAATGTGGCTTCAGATAGTGGCGCCTATGAAGCGGTGGGTGCGGTTTTCGATTACCATCGTATAGATGGACTACAGCATGGCGATGGTGTTACCGAATGGATTACTTGCTTGGGGCCTATAAGAGATATGCTAGAGTTAATG ATATATAGCAAATCTTCGAATCCGGGCATCAAGTATGAGTATCTGCTGCCTATCACCTCAGACTCCGAGGAGAATGAGTTATCAGTAGAAAGCGACGGGTTCTTGAAAAACGGTCCAGAAGAGAGTTTTGCAAGCAATTCACGTTCCGGTCGCAGACGTCGCTTCAACTGGAAAGTAGTTGGCTTCAGCGCCTGTTCCAAATCTTGCGGTGGCGGCATACAAACACCGATTGTGCGCTGTGTACGCGAAAATCCCGTTCGCTACTATTCGCAACGCCGTTGCATGAATTCGGAAAAACCGATGCTGAATGAAAATTTGCTGCGCTGTAATACCCAGCCTTGCCCCGCTTATTGGCGCATCGAGGACTGGAGTGAGTGCCATTGCCAACAGGGCGAAGGTTATCGTGAGCGTGATATAAGCTGTGTGCAAGAACTTGCTTCCGGTATCGTGATACACGTTGACAACTCAGCGTGCACCGATGAAGTGCCGAATCCGCGCAAACAATGCGACTGCCCAAAGAATAGACGACGAACACATGCTGCCCGCTATCGTACGGCACATGCGGGCGCTAACGGTACTAATCATCGTGGGCGCGACAAGAATGACAAATCTGGTATTTGGCTAATGTCCGATTGGAATCAGTTCTGTTCGGCTGAATGTGGCTCAGGTGTTGAATATCGTACGATATTCTGTGATCGTACAAAGCCGAATACGGATCGCTGTGATTCGCGTGCCACGCCAGAAATCACTCGTCCATGTGAACGAGAACGGGATTGCGATAAAGGTGAATGGTTCGCAGGGCCGTGGTCACCATGCAATGGAAACTGCTTCAATTTGACACGCAGTCGTGCCGTTTATTGCATACGTAATCAGGAAATAGTTAAGGATGAGGATTGTAAACCTGAACTAAAACCACAGTTAGGCGAGAATTGTTCGCACGAAGAAGTGGAGTACTGTGGACCGCGTTGGCATTACTCTGAGTGGACGGAG TGTTCGAAATCGTGTGATGGTGGTACTCAGCGACGATCAGTCAAATGCCTTGAGTATGATGAACGCGAGGCTGCAATGCGTGAGTCGGCGAAGTGTCGGTATTCGCTGCGTGAGCCGATCTATCGCAGCTGTAACACCCAAAGATGCGATG AGCCCCATTTAGAGTTGCTGCAAAATGATGTTGCGGTCTCGTGTGTGGACGAGTTCAACAACTGTCAGTGGGCTGTCAAGGCGAAGCTCTGCAATTACGATTACTACAAGCAGAATTGCTGTTACTCCTGTGGTGCCGCCTAA
- the LOC105232454 gene encoding sodium channel protein Nach translates to MYIQVQPIKQKPQSKTKWQAFCGNFRWLRGIGLYIKNYFTESGIHGFAYLVKEQLIVIEHVAWLLLLIVSVGMCIFTGLQAMDKYKSKSTVMGMERDFYFWRTPIPSFTVCPMRRLSQELFDKYCHKKKITGQPKEDLYVFLETLANSTYFNFANITVRPSIDGTLDRLRLRPAQYMSLIYNLTTDFTQEEEGRKPIKLNDGFKDFVVRQVLTEFGICYLGNSYLHDEYTARYFLFGKYPKIKKEDAKMLLGSYFDSALLILSVPKAFESIGVFIHSSHDALKIEQKFFYTNEAVYYKAETREIVAEEGYEKSSTVAQRNCRFPHESNLEHFEIYTKSFCMQECRLNLVYKKCKCIPHFYPNRIKNPKPICSYTTLKSCVAKNAESFRRLHSSKARKTVHCHCMDSCFNSIVVVKSVEVLANLNIFQTGFTVGLEVTTWPLELLKRQVIFTFTDLLVYVGGAAGLFLGFSVLGAIEFFYYFSLRLLWYLRGYRY, encoded by the exons ATGTATATACAGGTCCAACCCATTAAACAAAAACCGCAATCGAAGACCAAATGGCAGGCGTTTTGTGGGAATTTTCGCTGGCTGAGGGGTATTggattgtatataaaaaactattttaccgAAAGTGGCATACATGGATTTGCATATTTGGTTAAAGAGCAGCTGATTGTGATTGAACA TGTGGCTTGGCTGTTATTATTAATAGTATCGGTGGGTATGTGCATCTTTACGGGTCTGCAGGCGATGGATAAATATAAGTCCAAGAGCACAGTTATGGGTATGGAGCGTGACTTCTACTTCTGGCGCACACCTATACCTAGTTTTACGGTGTGTCCTATGCGTCGCTTAAGTCAGGAGCTCTTCGATAAGTATTGTCA taaaaagaaaataacggGTCAACCGAAAGAGGATCTGTATGTGTTCCTTGAGACTTTGGCCAACTCGACATATTTTAACTTCGCCAATATAACTGTACGTCCGAGCATCGATGGCACCTTGGACCGCTTACGCTTGCGACCTGCACAGTACATGTCCCTAATATATAACTTAACCACCGACTTCACGCAGGAGGAGGAAGGCCGGAAGCCTATCAAGCTGAATGATGGCTTTAAGGATTTTGTGGTGCGTCAGGTGCTCACCGAATTCGGTATTTGCTACTTGGGTAATAGCTATTTACACGATGAGTATACAGCACGCTACTTTTTGTTTGGCAAATACCCGAAGATCAAAAAGGAAGATGCCAAAATGCTGTTGGGTAGCTACTTCGATAGCGCGTTGTTGATTTTATCGGTGCCGAAGGCGTTCGAAAGCATTGGG GTTTTCATACACTCTTCTCATGATGCCTTGAAAATTGAGCAGAAGTTTTTCTATACCAACGAGGCGGTGTACTACAAGGCTGAGACGCGAGAAATTGTCGCCGAAGAGGGTTATGAAAA atCTTCTACGGTGGCTCAACGCAATTGCCGTTTTCCGCACGAGTCGAATTTGGagcattttgaaatttacaCCAAAAGCTTTTGCATGCAAGAATGTCGTCTTAATTTGGTGTATAAAAAGTGTAAATGCATACCACATTTCTATCCGAACAGAA tTAAAAATCCGAAGCCGATTTGCTCGTACACTACGCTCAAGTCCTGTGTGGCTAAAAATGCAG AGTCCTTTCGTCGTTTACACAGTTCGAAAGCTCGGAAAACAGTACATTGCCATTGTATGGATTCTTGCTTCAACAGCATTGTAGTTGTGAAAAGTGTGGAG GTTTTAGCAAATCTCAATATCTTTCAGACTGGTTTTACTGTCGGCCTTGAGGTAACCACCTGGCCATTGGAGCTGCTGAAACGACAAGTGATTTTTACTTTTACCGATTTGTTGG TTTATGTTGGTGGCGCAGCAGGATTGTTCCTTGGCTTCAGCGTTTTGGGTGCCATTGAGTTCTTTTACTATTTCTCACTGCGCTTGTTGTGGTATCTGAGAGGTTACAGATATTAA
- the LOC105232453 gene encoding gustatory and odorant receptor 21a — protein sequence MSFWVKNHDGSTILEKPPRIVPLFNPGQREFLEDEHRHRIQMQKRAQQSGKNTEYYIRKQSTLDDARLLDEHDSFYKTTKSLLVLFQIMGIMPIHRNPPDNNLPRTGFSWTSRQTLYAMCVFSIETFIVAMVLRARVKNFIEQPDKHFDVAIYNIIFISLLFTHFLLPVASWRHGPEVAIFKNMWTNYQYKFWRVTGTPIVFPNLYRLTWGLCIFSWTLSVAVNVSQYYLQPDFEFWYTFAYYPIIAMLNCFCSLWYINCNAFGTVSEALARQLELTLKSDKPAEKLTEFRYLWVDLSLMMQQLGKAYSNMYGMYCLVVFFTTLTAAYGSISEIMDHGATYKEIGLFVIMFYCMSLLYIICNEAHQASCKVGLDFQTKLLNVNLIALDTASQREVQMFLLAIAKTPPIMNLDDYANINRELFSSNLTFMATYLVVLLQFKITEQRGLRENQSESNMDYGE from the exons ATGAGTTTCTGGGTGAAGAATCACGACGGTTCTACGATTTTGGAAAAGCCTCCGCGCATTGTGCCGCTCTTCAATCCCGGTCAACGGGAGTTTCTCGAAGATGAGCACCGCCACCGCATTCAAATGCAAAAGCGTGCACAGCAGAGCGGAAAAAACACCGAGTACTACATCCGCAAGCAATCGACGCTGGACGACGCACGCCTACTGGATGAGCACGATTCCTTCTACAAGACGACGAAGAGCTTACTTGTGCTCTTCCAAATTATGGGCATAATGCCCATACATCGCAATCCACCCGACAATAATTTACCACGCACTGGCTTCTCGTGGACGTCGCGTCAAACGCTATATGCCATGTGTGTTTTCTCGATTGAGACGTTCATTGTGGCGATGGTATTGCGTGCTCGGGTCAAGAACTTCATTGAGCAGCCGGACAAGCATTTCGACGTCGCAATCTATAATATTATCTTCATCAGCTTGTTGTTTACACATTTTCTGCTGCCGGTGGCGAGTTGGCGTCACGGGCCTGAAGTGGCGATCTTTAAGAATATGTGGACGAATTATCAGTATAAATTTTGGCGCGTCACCGGCACGCCCATCGTTTTTCCGAATTTATATCGCCTCACGTGGGGTTTATGCATATTTTCGTGGACTCTGAGCGTTGCCGTCAATGTGTCGCAGTATTATTTGCAACCAGACTTTGAGTTTTGGTACACCTTCGCCTACTATCCCATCATAGCGATGCTGAACTGTTTCTGCAGCTTGTG GTACATAAATTGCAACGCATTTGGCACGGTTAGCGAAGCCCTTGCAAGGCAGTTGGAGTTGACCCTTAAAAGCGATAAGCCGGCAGAAAAGTTGACGGAGTTTAGATACTTATGGGTGGATCTGAGTCTCATGATGCAGCAACTGG GCAAAGCATACTCCAATATGTACGGTATGTACTGTCTCGTCGTTTTCTTCACCACACTCACTGCCGCGTATGGTTCGATCAGTGAGATCATGGATCATGGTGCAACATACAAGGAGATCGGATTGTTCGTCATTATGTTCTATTGCATGAGTCTGTTGTATATAATCTGCAATGAGGCGCATCAAGCGTCATGCAAAGTGGGCTTGGATTTTCAAACGAAATTACTCAATGTCAATTTAATTGCTTTGGACACGGCCTCGCAGCGGGAGGTGCAAATGTTTCTGCTTGCGATTGCGAAGACGCCGCCAATAATGAACTTGGACGACTACGCAAACATTAATCGAGAGCTTTTCTCATCG AACCTCACATTTATGGCTACCTATTTGGTTGTACTGCTGCAGTTCAAGATTACCGAGCAAAGGGGCTTACGTGAAAATCAATCTGAGTCGAACATGGATTATGGCGagtaa
- the LOC105232314 gene encoding thrombospondin type-1 domain-containing protein 4 isoform X1 — protein MKYFATLNSSVIDGTPCFRPAEYYRSNYRQRAMCVEGVCKAVHATGIITGLSANSGSVGCGGLICRPITGIFTRDPLPEDAYVHVATIPAGSSNISITELANSINLLVLRTPDQKYIFNGDNVASDSGAYEAVGAVFDYHRIDGLQHGDGVTEWITCLGPIRDMLELMIYSKSSNPGIKYEYLLPITSDSEENELSVESDGFLKNGPEESFASNSRSGRRRRFNWKVVGFSACSKSCGGGIQTPIVRCVRENPVRYYSQRRCMNSEKPMLNENLLRCNTQPCPAYWRIEDWSECHCQQGEGYRERDISCVQELASGIVIHVDNSACTDEVPNPRKQCDCPKNRRRTHAARYRTAHAGANGTNHRGRDKNDKSGIWLMSDWNQFCSAECGSGVEYRTIFCDRTKPNTDRCDSRATPEITRPCERERDCDKGEWFAGPWSPCNGNCFNLTRSRAVYCIRNQEIVKDEDCKPELKPQLGENCSHEEVEYCGPRWHYSEWTECSKSCDGGTQRRSVKCLEYDEREAAMRESAKCRYSLREPIYRSCNTQRCDGKIRNRSGRFLNNKSRQNV, from the exons gCCGTCCATGCCACTGGAATCATCACTGGACTCTCTGCTAATAGCGGTTCAGTCGGCTGTGGCGGTTTGATTTGCCGACCAATTACGGGTATCTTCACCCGCGATCCTTTACCAGAAGACGCTTACGTGCATGTTGCTACAATACCAGCAGGTTCTTCAAACATTTCAATAACTGAGCTGGCGAACAGCATAAATTTACtag TGCTGCGTACACCCGATCAGAAATATATATTCAACGGCGATAATGTGGCTTCAGATAGTGGCGCCTATGAAGCGGTGGGTGCGGTTTTCGATTACCATCGTATAGATGGACTACAGCATGGCGATGGTGTTACCGAATGGATTACTTGCTTGGGGCCTATAAGAGATATGCTAGAGTTAATG ATATATAGCAAATCTTCGAATCCGGGCATCAAGTATGAGTATCTGCTGCCTATCACCTCAGACTCCGAGGAGAATGAGTTATCAGTAGAAAGCGACGGGTTCTTGAAAAACGGTCCAGAAGAGAGTTTTGCAAGCAATTCACGTTCCGGTCGCAGACGTCGCTTCAACTGGAAAGTAGTTGGCTTCAGCGCCTGTTCCAAATCTTGCGGTGGCGGCATACAAACACCGATTGTGCGCTGTGTACGCGAAAATCCCGTTCGCTACTATTCGCAACGCCGTTGCATGAATTCGGAAAAACCGATGCTGAATGAAAATTTGCTGCGCTGTAATACCCAGCCTTGCCCCGCTTATTGGCGCATCGAGGACTGGAGTGAGTGCCATTGCCAACAGGGCGAAGGTTATCGTGAGCGTGATATAAGCTGTGTGCAAGAACTTGCTTCCGGTATCGTGATACACGTTGACAACTCAGCGTGCACCGATGAAGTGCCGAATCCGCGCAAACAATGCGACTGCCCAAAGAATAGACGACGAACACATGCTGCCCGCTATCGTACGGCACATGCGGGCGCTAACGGTACTAATCATCGTGGGCGCGACAAGAATGACAAATCTGGTATTTGGCTAATGTCCGATTGGAATCAGTTCTGTTCGGCTGAATGTGGCTCAGGTGTTGAATATCGTACGATATTCTGTGATCGTACAAAGCCGAATACGGATCGCTGTGATTCGCGTGCCACGCCAGAAATCACTCGTCCATGTGAACGAGAACGGGATTGCGATAAAGGTGAATGGTTCGCAGGGCCGTGGTCACCATGCAATGGAAACTGCTTCAATTTGACACGCAGTCGTGCCGTTTATTGCATACGTAATCAGGAAATAGTTAAGGATGAGGATTGTAAACCTGAACTAAAACCACAGTTAGGCGAGAATTGTTCGCACGAAGAAGTGGAGTACTGTGGACCGCGTTGGCATTACTCTGAGTGGACGGAG TGTTCGAAATCGTGTGATGGTGGTACTCAGCGACGATCAGTCAAATGCCTTGAGTATGATGAACGCGAGGCTGCAATGCGTGAGTCGGCGAAGTGTCGGTATTCGCTGCGTGAGCCGATCTATCGCAGCTGTAACACCCAAAGATGCGATGGTAAGATACGTAACAGAAGTGGGAGATTTCTCAATAATAAATCCAGACAAAATGTATAA